The stretch of DNA CGTTCTGGAACTATCAGAAATAGAACCAATTGCCAATTGGTCTGCTCTTAAATACATTGTGAGCGAATTGCACCATCGCGGAGTAAAAATCGCCATCGACGACATGGGCACAGGTTATTCCTCTTTAAGGCACTGGTGTGACCTCAATCCTGATTTTGTAAAACTGGATGGGTATTACATAAACGACCTTACAAAAGACAGCCGGAAACAGCGGGTTATAAAAAGCCTATTAAATCTTTTCGAGAATAACGCTGATCTCATCGCAGAAAAAATAGAAACTCAAGATGAACTTCACGTGATCAAAGATCTAGGTGTGAAATATGCCCAGGGATATATTTTAGGCAGACCTGCACCTCTCAAGTGCATCATAAAAAATTTAAAGGGTGATTGTCTTGATAAACAGGCGCAAATACTTTAGGAAGAACCGGCGGGAATCCTCTCCAATTCATTGAAGAGATGAAAGCCGGAATTCAGCGGGCAAAGAGAATATGTGCTAAAATATAAGCAG from Caldanaerobius fijiensis DSM 17918 encodes:
- a CDS encoding EAL domain-containing protein — translated: MYVSPQDLFKYAKRAGISLKLDIHSLQLAIKNANSMLNTLFVNILPSTLLNKNFIRWWDNHIDLPVPIVLELSEIEPIANWSALKYIVSELHHRGVKIAIDDMGTGYSSLRHWCDLNPDFVKLDGYYINDLTKDSRKQRVIKSLLNLFENNADLIAEKIETQDELHVIKDLGVKYAQGYILGRPAPLKCIIKNLKGDCLDKQAQIL